From a region of the Brevibacterium siliguriense genome:
- the cmk gene encoding (d)CMP kinase, producing MSVIAIDGPSGVGKSSTAKEVARRLGYQYLDTGAMYRAMAWVCLNRGVTDPVDVLEQVRGADLEISLSPDEFFVSVDDIDVTEEIRGEDVSANVQTVSGVIDAREELIEMQRAYIAAAPEGIVVEGRDITTVVAPDADVRILMTARDEVRVARRAKEVHGNADAEAIAATQDLVTGRDAKDSATTSFLEAADGVFTLDTSDIDFDQVVETVLQLVKDSQ from the coding sequence ATGAGCGTCATAGCCATTGACGGACCGTCCGGAGTGGGCAAATCGAGCACCGCCAAGGAGGTGGCGCGTCGGCTGGGATACCAGTACTTGGACACCGGTGCGATGTACCGGGCGATGGCGTGGGTTTGCCTCAACCGCGGGGTCACCGACCCCGTCGACGTGCTCGAACAGGTGCGCGGTGCGGACCTGGAGATCTCGCTCAGCCCTGACGAATTCTTCGTCTCCGTCGACGATATCGACGTCACCGAGGAGATCCGCGGTGAGGACGTGTCAGCGAACGTGCAGACAGTCTCCGGCGTCATCGACGCCCGCGAGGAGCTCATCGAGATGCAGCGGGCCTACATCGCCGCCGCACCCGAGGGCATCGTCGTCGAAGGCCGGGACATCACGACCGTGGTCGCGCCCGATGCGGACGTTCGCATCCTCATGACCGCCCGCGATGAGGTCCGTGTGGCCCGCCGGGCGAAGGAAGTGCACGGCAATGCCGACGCCGAGGCGATCGCCGCCACCCAAGACCTCGTCACCGGCCGTGACGCCAAGGACTCCGCTACGACGAGCTTCCTGGAGGCCGCCGACGGAGTGTTCACACTCGATACCAGCGACATCGACTTCGACCAGGTGGTCGAGACGGTGCTGCAGCTGGTGAAGGACTCACAATGA
- a CDS encoding ABC transporter ATP-binding protein — protein MLTLDEVSTGYDATDVLHGVSITARPGELTVVLGANGSGKTTLFKTISGLMRVRAGTITYEGRQLHRARPNSVVRAGIAHCPEGRHLFGKMSVEKNLRLGSYPHRNSSRTEKIYSDVLEMFPILREKAKQPAGSLSGGQQQMVAIGRALMSDPSLLILDEPSMGLAPIVVEQVLESVAQINRNGIGVLLSEQNAKASLAIAHRGYVLAEGRIVLADDASRLMNNPEVQAAYLGL, from the coding sequence ATGCTCACGCTCGACGAAGTCAGCACCGGATACGATGCCACGGATGTGCTCCACGGAGTCAGCATCACTGCGCGGCCCGGAGAGCTCACCGTGGTCCTCGGGGCGAACGGCTCCGGCAAGACGACGCTGTTCAAAACCATCAGTGGACTGATGCGTGTCCGTGCCGGAACCATCACGTATGAGGGGCGTCAGCTTCATCGGGCGCGCCCCAATTCCGTCGTCAGGGCCGGTATCGCGCACTGCCCCGAAGGTCGCCACCTGTTCGGCAAGATGTCAGTGGAGAAGAACCTGCGACTGGGGTCGTACCCTCACCGGAACAGTTCTCGAACCGAGAAGATCTACAGTGACGTCCTCGAGATGTTCCCGATCCTCAGGGAGAAGGCCAAACAGCCGGCAGGCTCTCTGTCCGGCGGACAGCAGCAGATGGTTGCGATCGGAAGGGCACTCATGTCCGATCCGAGCCTGCTGATCCTGGACGAGCCGTCGATGGGCTTGGCTCCCATCGTCGTCGAGCAGGTTCTCGAGTCGGTCGCTCAGATCAACCGAAACGGCATCGGCGTCCTGCTCAGTGAGCAGAATGCGAAGGCATCGCTGGCGATCGCTCACAGGGGATATGTCCTGGCCGAGGGGCGGATCGTCCTCGCCGATGATGCTTCCCGGCTGATGAACAACCCCGAGGTGCAGGCCGCCTACCTCGGCCTCTGA
- a CDS encoding branched-chain amino acid ABC transporter permease, translating to MGLLTTDHDWSFWAAFVVSVIGTAVIGYLCGLIALRTKDEYFAIFTMAIGFIIFLVISRWESVTHAHSGVNNVKFPEGGELIDFESPVAMFYLVFAILLVCVYTTYAIRRSSVGRTLLTIRTSEDLADAIGVRVGFSKQLAFAASAVFGGVGGGLYASVVGFIGPDSASIDKTFEFLMFILVGGMGTVAGPLLGSMIVTFLFELFQDFQAYRFIVLGPIIVALVIFAPRGIVGYLGGFVD from the coding sequence GTGGGGCTGCTCACCACCGATCACGACTGGAGCTTCTGGGCAGCATTCGTCGTGTCCGTCATCGGGACAGCGGTGATCGGCTACCTCTGTGGGCTGATAGCCCTGCGGACCAAGGATGAGTACTTCGCCATCTTCACAATGGCCATCGGCTTCATCATCTTCCTCGTCATCAGCCGCTGGGAATCCGTCACGCACGCCCATTCCGGAGTCAACAACGTGAAGTTCCCCGAAGGCGGGGAGCTCATCGACTTCGAATCTCCGGTCGCGATGTTCTACCTGGTATTCGCAATCCTGCTCGTGTGTGTCTACACGACATATGCAATTCGGCGCTCAAGTGTCGGCCGGACGCTGCTGACCATCAGGACAAGTGAAGACCTGGCGGATGCGATCGGCGTGCGCGTCGGCTTCAGCAAACAGCTCGCGTTCGCCGCATCGGCTGTCTTCGGAGGGGTCGGCGGCGGCCTCTATGCTTCAGTCGTCGGTTTCATCGGACCCGATTCGGCATCGATCGACAAGACCTTCGAATTCCTCATGTTCATTCTCGTCGGAGGGATGGGCACGGTTGCCGGTCCTCTGCTCGGCAGCATGATCGTGACATTCCTGTTCGAACTGTTCCAGGACTTCCAGGCCTATCGATTCATCGTCCTGGGACCCATCATCGTCGCGCTGGTGATATTCGCACCACGGGGAATCGTCGGATACCTCGGCGGATTCGTCGACTGA
- a CDS encoding branched-chain amino acid ABC transporter permease, translating to MQRTRTDTTLFIQQLFNGLALGGVYCLAAIGLTLVFGVLRIPNLAHGALYMLGAYITYFFLTTVGVPYIAAIGIAAIMLFIVGVGLERLVFHPLRNSPHTHHMIAAVGAMFFFQALAQAIWGADFRRMDTPITGELRILGAEISAQRIVNIVTAVIVLALLAMFIKQSIHGQTIEAIEQDRIGASLVGINPSMVSMLTLGLSALLATIAAGLVAPINLLSPTMSDALNLKVFAIIILGGLGSLPGAIVGGFALAIAETMTATYISSAVGEAVAFIVLVAVLAIKPNGLFTKAVQR from the coding sequence CTGCAGAGGACCCGAACAGATACGACCCTCTTCATCCAACAGCTCTTCAACGGCCTCGCACTCGGCGGCGTCTACTGCCTGGCTGCGATCGGCCTGACATTGGTCTTCGGAGTGCTGCGCATTCCCAATCTGGCCCACGGTGCGCTGTATATGCTCGGCGCGTACATCACCTATTTCTTCCTCACCACCGTCGGCGTTCCGTATATCGCCGCAATCGGCATCGCGGCGATCATGCTCTTCATCGTCGGAGTCGGGCTCGAACGCCTCGTATTCCATCCCTTGCGCAACTCCCCTCATACTCACCACATGATCGCGGCCGTCGGTGCGATGTTCTTCTTCCAAGCACTGGCCCAGGCAATCTGGGGCGCTGACTTCCGCCGCATGGACACACCAATCACCGGCGAACTGCGCATTCTCGGTGCCGAGATCTCTGCGCAGCGGATCGTCAACATCGTCACCGCTGTGATCGTCTTGGCCCTGCTGGCAATGTTCATCAAACAGTCCATCCATGGTCAGACGATCGAAGCGATCGAACAGGACCGCATCGGAGCATCACTCGTCGGCATCAACCCATCCATGGTCTCAATGCTGACGCTCGGGCTGTCCGCCCTTCTGGCCACCATCGCGGCGGGCCTCGTCGCGCCGATCAATCTCCTGTCTCCGACGATGAGCGACGCACTCAATCTCAAGGTGTTCGCCATCATCATCCTCGGAGGTCTGGGGTCGCTTCCGGGCGCCATCGTCGGCGGCTTCGCACTCGCGATCGCAGAGACCATGACGGCGACCTACATCTCCTCAGCCGTCGGAGAGGCCGTGGCATTCATCGTTCTCGTCGCCGTACTGGCCATCAAGCCGAACGGCCTGTTCACGAAGGCGGTGCAGCGATGA
- a CDS encoding SDR family oxidoreductase, translating to MTRTAIVTGGGRGIGAAIAKRLGSDGLKVAVLDMGPTDETVAAIREAGGEALGLEADVSDEDSVNAAVKQVAETLGSPTVLVNNAGILRDNLLFKMSYEEFNKVLSVHLGGAFLMARAVQSYMVEEKFGRIISMSSTSAQGNRGQTNYSAAKAGIQGITKTWAIELGKFGITANAIAPGFIETDMTKATAERVGMDFEEFVEASAKQIPVARSGKPEDIAHTASFLASEGAGFVSGQVIYVAGGPKD from the coding sequence ATGACTCGTACAGCAATCGTCACCGGTGGAGGCCGCGGCATCGGAGCCGCCATCGCCAAGCGACTCGGTTCCGACGGACTCAAGGTCGCCGTTCTCGATATGGGCCCCACCGACGAGACCGTTGCCGCCATCAGGGAAGCCGGTGGCGAAGCGCTCGGACTCGAAGCCGACGTCTCCGACGAGGACTCGGTCAATGCTGCGGTCAAGCAGGTCGCCGAGACACTCGGCTCGCCGACCGTTCTCGTCAACAACGCCGGAATCCTGCGCGACAACCTCCTGTTCAAGATGTCTTACGAGGAGTTCAACAAGGTCCTCTCCGTCCACCTCGGCGGAGCATTCCTCATGGCGCGGGCCGTGCAGTCCTACATGGTCGAAGAGAAATTCGGTCGCATCATCTCGATGTCCTCCACTTCGGCACAGGGCAACCGCGGTCAGACGAACTACTCCGCTGCCAAGGCAGGCATTCAGGGCATCACGAAGACCTGGGCGATTGAGCTTGGCAAGTTCGGCATCACCGCTAACGCCATCGCTCCCGGCTTCATCGAAACCGATATGACCAAGGCGACCGCCGAGCGTGTGGGTATGGACTTCGAGGAATTCGTCGAGGCCTCGGCCAAACAGATTCCCGTTGCCCGATCGGGCAAGCCCGAGGACATCGCCCACACTGCATCGTTCCTCGCCTCCGAAGGCGCCGGATTCGTCTCCGGACAGGTCATCTACGTCGCCGGCGGTCCGAAGGACTGA
- the der gene encoding ribosome biogenesis GTPase Der translates to MSEPEFHETPDEDLVERVESISDEEADQRATALEAGLESYELEDEDRALLRAYGFDDDEDEALGAAPVLAVVGRPNVGKSTLVNRILGRREAVVEDVPGVTRDRVSYRAEWNTKEFTLVDTGGWDQDSKGMASRIAIQSEVAVDMADAVLLVVDATTGPTSTDEMVVKMLRRKKKPVLLAANKVDDERGELMAAELWGLGLGQPWTVSALHGRGVADLLDEVLTILPEVSAVDTRVEEGGPRRVALVGRPNVGKSSLLNQLIGSDRVLVDNVAGTTRDPVDELIELGGKQWRFVDTAGIRRRAHQASGADFYAALRTQTALERAEVALVLMDVQDPLSEQDVRIVTTAIEAGRAVVLAFNKWDLLDDERRFYLEREVERDLGHVAWAPRVNISAKTGRHAEKLVPAMETALEGWDTRIPTGRLNAFLGELVAANPHPVRGGKQPRILFGTQAQSRPPKFVLFTTGFLDPGYRRFITRRLRETFGFKGTPIEVSMRIREKRRGR, encoded by the coding sequence ATGAGCGAACCCGAATTCCACGAGACACCCGACGAAGACCTCGTCGAGCGTGTCGAGAGCATCAGCGACGAGGAGGCCGACCAGCGGGCGACCGCGCTCGAGGCCGGACTCGAAAGCTATGAGCTCGAAGACGAGGACCGTGCGCTGCTGCGCGCCTACGGCTTCGATGACGACGAAGACGAGGCGCTCGGTGCCGCACCGGTCCTGGCCGTCGTCGGTCGGCCGAACGTCGGCAAGTCGACGCTGGTCAACCGCATCCTCGGCCGCCGCGAAGCCGTCGTCGAGGATGTTCCCGGAGTCACCCGTGACCGCGTGAGCTACCGGGCGGAGTGGAACACGAAGGAGTTCACCCTCGTCGACACCGGCGGTTGGGACCAGGACTCGAAGGGCATGGCCTCGCGCATCGCGATCCAGTCCGAAGTCGCCGTGGACATGGCCGATGCCGTCCTGCTCGTCGTCGATGCCACAACCGGTCCGACCTCGACCGATGAGATGGTCGTGAAGATGCTGCGCCGGAAGAAGAAGCCGGTCCTCCTCGCCGCGAACAAAGTCGACGACGAGCGCGGGGAACTCATGGCCGCCGAACTCTGGGGCTTGGGCCTCGGTCAGCCCTGGACTGTGTCGGCTCTGCACGGTCGGGGAGTCGCCGACCTGCTCGACGAAGTGCTCACGATCCTGCCCGAGGTCTCGGCCGTCGACACTCGTGTCGAAGAGGGCGGACCGCGTCGTGTGGCCCTCGTCGGTCGCCCGAACGTCGGCAAGTCCTCCCTGCTCAATCAGCTCATCGGTTCCGACCGGGTACTCGTGGACAACGTCGCCGGCACAACTCGTGACCCCGTCGACGAGCTCATCGAGCTCGGCGGGAAGCAGTGGCGCTTCGTCGACACCGCAGGCATCCGCCGTCGTGCCCATCAGGCCAGCGGCGCAGACTTCTATGCCGCTCTGCGCACGCAGACCGCGCTCGAACGCGCCGAGGTGGCTCTCGTCCTCATGGACGTCCAGGATCCGCTGAGCGAGCAGGACGTCCGCATCGTCACAACCGCCATTGAAGCGGGACGTGCCGTGGTGCTGGCGTTCAACAAATGGGACCTGCTCGATGACGAACGTCGCTTCTACCTCGAGCGGGAGGTCGAACGGGACCTCGGCCATGTGGCTTGGGCGCCGCGCGTGAACATCTCGGCGAAGACCGGACGTCACGCGGAGAAGCTCGTGCCGGCCATGGAGACCGCGCTCGAGGGCTGGGACACCCGCATTCCGACGGGACGTCTCAACGCGTTCCTCGGTGAGCTTGTCGCAGCCAACCCGCACCCGGTGCGCGGAGGCAAACAGCCGCGCATCCTCTTCGGCACTCAGGCGCAGTCGCGTCCGCCGAAGTTCGTGCTCTTCACCACCGGTTTCCTCGATCCCGGTTATCGGCGGTTCATCACCCGCCGTCTGCGCGAGACCTTCGGCTTCAAGGGCACCCCCATCGAGGTGTCGATGCGCATCCGCGAGAAGCGTCGGGGACGCTGA
- a CDS encoding AI-2E family transporter, with protein sequence MNEDEQTNASGAADGATGSTGDAARAAESAPSSRPATEPGADGQAASARDRTGSTASVMVGSAGSTAESGRAAGAQSGPEADAADDSKPWHARQPARALMIAVTMAGLAYALMFFRGLQDIVAPVFLALNFYIVVYPVQRALTRIKVPRAIGACISVVLVLCMIFAFFGLTAWSVAELVILIPSYSNELVNTYQNALALLSDIGVTSSVIQQQLSAFDVRSVLDAVYPLLTNLSSVAGLLTTVIMAVFFVAMDSMGIDKRMTMLLDVKPTLSASIGDFASGVRRYWVVATVFGLIVAFLDVIALAIIDVPLIWVWGVLAFLTNYIPNIGFVIGLVPPALLALVDSGWQSALWVVIAYCVLNFVIQAIIQPKFTGESVGVTPLISFLSLLFWVWILGWLGALLALPATLLIKALLVDADPRARWVNILLASDPHTARAELVRGMKKSAAAV encoded by the coding sequence GTGAACGAGGACGAGCAGACGAATGCGTCGGGCGCCGCAGACGGTGCGACCGGATCAACCGGCGATGCCGCGCGCGCGGCCGAGTCTGCGCCGTCCTCACGACCGGCGACTGAGCCGGGGGCGGACGGACAGGCCGCCTCGGCGAGGGATCGGACGGGCTCGACCGCCTCGGTGATGGTGGGATCCGCTGGTTCCACTGCTGAATCGGGCAGGGCCGCCGGCGCACAATCCGGACCAGAAGCCGACGCGGCAGACGATTCAAAGCCCTGGCACGCGAGGCAGCCGGCGCGAGCGCTGATGATCGCGGTGACCATGGCGGGTCTGGCGTACGCGCTGATGTTCTTTCGCGGACTCCAGGACATCGTGGCGCCGGTGTTCCTCGCGCTGAACTTCTATATCGTCGTCTACCCGGTGCAGCGGGCGCTCACCCGGATCAAGGTGCCGCGGGCGATCGGGGCGTGCATCTCGGTCGTGCTCGTGCTGTGCATGATCTTCGCGTTCTTCGGTCTCACCGCTTGGTCGGTCGCCGAGCTCGTCATCCTCATCCCCAGCTACAGCAACGAACTCGTCAACACGTACCAGAATGCGTTGGCGCTGCTCTCGGACATCGGAGTGACCTCCTCGGTGATCCAGCAGCAGCTCTCGGCCTTCGACGTCCGTTCCGTCCTCGACGCCGTGTACCCCCTGTTGACGAATCTCTCGTCGGTCGCCGGACTGCTGACTACGGTGATCATGGCGGTGTTCTTCGTAGCGATGGATTCGATGGGCATCGACAAGCGGATGACGATGCTGCTTGACGTGAAGCCCACACTGTCGGCGTCGATCGGTGACTTTGCCAGCGGTGTCCGCCGCTACTGGGTGGTGGCCACCGTATTCGGCCTCATCGTCGCATTCCTCGACGTCATCGCCTTGGCGATCATCGACGTCCCGCTCATCTGGGTGTGGGGCGTGCTCGCATTCCTGACGAACTACATTCCGAACATCGGCTTCGTCATCGGCCTCGTACCGCCGGCGCTGTTGGCGCTGGTCGACAGCGGATGGCAGTCGGCACTGTGGGTGGTCATCGCCTACTGCGTGCTGAACTTCGTCATCCAGGCGATCATCCAGCCGAAGTTCACCGGCGAATCTGTCGGCGTCACCCCGCTGATCTCATTTCTCTCACTGCTGTTCTGGGTATGGATCCTTGGTTGGCTCGGAGCCCTGCTGGCACTGCCGGCGACTCTGCTGATCAAGGCTCTGCTGGTCGACGCGGATCCGCGGGCCCGGTGGGTGAATATCCTTCTCGCCTCCGATCCGCACACCGCGCGTGCCGAACTGGTCAGGGGCATGAAGAAGTCTGCGGCAGCGGTCTGA
- a CDS encoding ABC transporter substrate-binding protein, whose translation MNSVSRSRRRRLSAAAVMGAIALTATACGGGGSGEGDTVIIGYTGPLSGGGAAYGENVKIGLEMAIDDLNADGVEIDGTPVTLELKSLDDKYAPSTAASNAQRLADQDKAPVVVSPNAGAIKAIQQINSGRSNFLISAYTSDPAIMQADNPLTMMIPPNFESYAEEFSETAMEHGGKKLALLGTQSEYGQQWTKSIKDAWSEAGGKIGSDNSVDYATVSDFAGPVSKALAEKPDAIFVGGPSQPTALIMEEARKQGFEGSFLVMDQAKLDEMATVTKLDNLKNSVGVLPVSEYEDPGTKDFLKKFAEKAGEKKVPTSETALNYQGIAIIAKAMEAAGTADDPKKIREAIGDALPEVDDKYKVNGFPDEITEQGHLLNPDLEATFLDEDGKYTKVPIEQVSDDK comes from the coding sequence ATGAACTCTGTCTCGCGAAGTCGCCGCCGCAGACTTTCGGCAGCCGCAGTTATGGGCGCAATCGCATTGACCGCCACAGCCTGTGGAGGCGGCGGCTCAGGTGAGGGTGACACGGTCATCATCGGCTATACAGGACCGCTCAGCGGAGGTGGCGCCGCGTACGGTGAGAACGTGAAGATCGGTCTCGAAATGGCCATCGACGACCTCAATGCAGACGGCGTCGAGATCGATGGCACTCCCGTGACGCTGGAGCTGAAGTCCCTCGACGACAAATACGCTCCGTCCACTGCCGCAAGCAATGCTCAACGGCTGGCCGATCAGGACAAGGCCCCGGTCGTCGTCTCCCCGAACGCCGGAGCGATCAAAGCGATTCAGCAGATCAACAGCGGCCGGTCGAACTTCCTCATCTCCGCGTACACCTCGGACCCGGCGATCATGCAGGCGGACAATCCTCTCACGATGATGATTCCTCCCAATTTCGAGTCCTACGCCGAGGAGTTCTCCGAAACTGCCATGGAGCATGGAGGCAAGAAGCTCGCTCTGCTCGGAACTCAGAGCGAGTACGGTCAGCAGTGGACCAAGTCGATCAAGGATGCGTGGAGCGAGGCCGGAGGGAAGATCGGCAGCGACAACAGCGTCGACTACGCCACCGTGTCCGACTTCGCCGGCCCCGTCTCCAAGGCGCTGGCAGAGAAGCCCGACGCGATCTTCGTCGGCGGACCATCCCAGCCGACCGCCCTGATCATGGAAGAAGCTCGCAAACAGGGCTTCGAGGGCAGCTTCCTCGTCATGGATCAGGCGAAACTTGATGAAATGGCCACGGTGACGAAGCTCGACAATCTCAAGAACTCGGTCGGCGTCCTGCCCGTCTCCGAGTACGAAGATCCGGGCACCAAGGACTTCCTGAAGAAGTTTGCCGAGAAGGCCGGAGAGAAGAAGGTCCCAACCAGCGAAACGGCACTGAACTACCAGGGAATTGCGATCATCGCGAAGGCCATGGAAGCTGCGGGAACAGCGGATGACCCCAAGAAGATCCGAGAAGCCATCGGCGACGCTCTTCCAGAGGTCGATGACAAGTACAAGGTCAACGGCTTCCCCGATGAGATCACAGAACAGGGCCACCTCCTCAATCCCGATCTGGAGGCGACCTTCCTCGACGAGGACGGCAAATACACCAAGGTGCCCATCGAACAGGTATCCGACGACAAGTAA
- a CDS encoding prephenate dehydrogenase: MRVHIIGTGLLGASLGLALSAQGHQVTLEDTSPTAQQLAADLGAGQVGAPEHPDIVVVATPPDVAARVIAAALEDYPNATVTDVASVKTRLLEAVRELVTSAQLDRYIGCHPMAGREKSGAIAAQSDLFTARPWVICSDEDTPADRLGEVIAMAEGTGASVLHLDPRIHDAAVAKVSHVPQIVSSLVASQLRHAPLEEISLAGQGLRDVTRIAASDPGLWTQILTGNADEVRSVLIDLRTELDEVIGALELGPGSTGLLAKAIALGNEGHDRIPGKHGQPPTTYAVVTILVPDTPGTLARLFKDIGDLGVNVEDFRMDHASGRKLGMVDVSVVPAIQQELEIGLLSKGWQIPESAIEKEGTA; this comes from the coding sequence GTGAGGGTCCATATCATCGGCACCGGCCTGCTCGGTGCCAGCCTGGGGTTGGCGCTGAGCGCACAAGGCCATCAGGTGACCCTCGAAGACACCTCGCCGACCGCGCAGCAGCTCGCCGCGGACCTCGGTGCCGGTCAGGTCGGTGCACCTGAACACCCGGATATTGTCGTCGTGGCCACCCCGCCCGACGTCGCCGCCCGGGTCATCGCCGCAGCGCTCGAGGACTACCCGAACGCCACGGTCACCGATGTCGCCAGCGTCAAGACCCGCCTCCTCGAAGCGGTGCGCGAACTGGTCACCAGCGCTCAACTCGATCGCTATATCGGCTGCCATCCGATGGCCGGACGCGAGAAGTCCGGGGCGATCGCAGCCCAGTCGGACCTGTTCACGGCCCGGCCCTGGGTGATCTGCTCGGATGAGGACACCCCGGCCGACCGCCTCGGCGAGGTCATCGCCATGGCAGAGGGCACGGGTGCCTCGGTGCTTCACCTGGATCCGCGCATCCACGATGCGGCGGTCGCGAAGGTTTCGCACGTGCCGCAGATCGTGTCCTCCCTGGTCGCCTCCCAGCTGCGGCACGCTCCCTTGGAGGAGATCTCGCTGGCCGGGCAGGGACTGCGCGATGTCACCCGCATCGCCGCCTCGGACCCGGGCCTGTGGACACAGATCCTCACCGGCAACGCCGATGAGGTCCGCTCCGTGCTCATCGATCTGCGCACCGAGCTCGACGAGGTCATCGGGGCCCTCGAACTCGGACCCGGCTCGACGGGACTGCTCGCCAAGGCGATCGCCCTGGGCAATGAGGGGCACGACCGGATTCCCGGCAAGCACGGGCAGCCGCCGACCACCTATGCTGTTGTCACGATCCTGGTTCCGGATACCCCCGGAACCCTGGCCCGGCTGTTCAAGGACATCGGCGACCTCGGCGTCAATGTCGAGGACTTCCGGATGGATCACGCCTCCGGTCGGAAACTGGGCATGGTCGACGTGTCCGTTGTCCCGGCCATCCAGCAGGAGCTGGAGATCGGATTGCTGTCGAAGGGATGGCAGATCCCCGAATCCGCCATCGAGAAAGAAGGAACTGCATGA
- a CDS encoding ABC transporter ATP-binding protein: protein MTLLEIRDLGKRFGGLDAVRDVSLDVEEGQITAVIGPNGAGKSTLFNLVHGFYRPTAGAIRFKGQDITYSSPHRTVAGGIARTFQTTNLFDDSTLLENVLAGRIVRSKSTVFDAVFHTPRHRRESRINEDKAMETLEFCGVAEYRHDLASNVPQEVQKRTAVAMALATEPELLLLDEPAGGIPEEETVGFGNLIRSLPQRGISVLLVEHKMSMIMGLADTILVLDHGQKLALGSPAEIQSNPDVIRAYLGSTAQEEN from the coding sequence ATGACGCTGCTTGAAATCCGCGATCTCGGTAAGCGCTTCGGCGGACTCGATGCGGTCAGAGACGTGAGCCTGGACGTGGAAGAAGGTCAGATCACCGCAGTCATCGGTCCCAATGGTGCGGGCAAGTCGACGCTGTTCAACCTTGTCCATGGTTTCTATCGGCCCACAGCGGGGGCCATCAGATTCAAGGGTCAGGACATCACTTATTCGTCCCCGCACCGAACCGTCGCCGGCGGCATTGCCCGCACATTCCAGACAACGAATCTGTTCGACGACAGCACCCTGCTGGAGAACGTCCTGGCCGGTCGGATCGTCCGCTCGAAATCCACTGTCTTCGACGCGGTCTTCCACACGCCTCGCCACCGTCGTGAATCACGCATCAACGAGGACAAGGCCATGGAAACGCTTGAATTCTGCGGGGTCGCGGAATATCGGCACGATCTGGCGTCCAATGTTCCGCAGGAGGTCCAGAAGCGCACTGCGGTGGCAATGGCGCTGGCCACGGAGCCTGAGCTGCTGCTTCTCGACGAACCCGCCGGAGGCATCCCCGAAGAGGAAACCGTCGGTTTCGGCAATCTCATTCGTTCATTGCCGCAGCGAGGGATCTCCGTCCTGCTCGTCGAACACAAGATGTCGATGATCATGGGTCTCGCGGACACGATCCTCGTCCTCGACCACGGGCAGAAGTTGGCGCTCGGTTCGCCAGCGGAGATCCAATCGAATCCGGACGTCATCCGCGCGTATCTCGGTTCGACAGCACAGGAGGAGAACTGA